A DNA window from Streptomyces sp. 71268 contains the following coding sequences:
- a CDS encoding DUF3533 domain-containing protein has product MTATREKTDRTFVEELKAAVTTRAALLVIGVLLLQLAFILSYVGSFHRPKPDHVSIAVVAPKQASEQVVSKLGKLPGDPLDPRAVSSEAEAVRKIKHRDVDAALIVDPRGSTDRLLVAGGAGSSLAQAVQQVVTQAEKADQRSVRTEDIVPAAADDSRGLSSFYLVIGWCVGGYLCAAVLAISAGARPANGSRAAIRLGALALYSIAAGLGGTIIVGPALGALPGSVFGLWGLGALVVFAVGATTLACQGLAGIVGIGLAILIIVVLGNPSAGGAYPYPLLPDFWQAIGPALPPGAGTWTARSIAYFQGNAITGPLLVLAAWAVAGTVITLVLAMRRKDPTKRDAAASASTTSTSTSPSTE; this is encoded by the coding sequence ATGACGGCGACGCGCGAGAAGACTGACCGCACCTTCGTCGAGGAACTCAAGGCCGCGGTGACCACGCGCGCCGCCCTACTCGTCATCGGCGTACTGCTGCTCCAACTGGCCTTCATCCTCTCGTACGTCGGCTCCTTCCACCGGCCGAAACCTGACCATGTGTCGATTGCCGTCGTGGCGCCGAAACAGGCCAGCGAGCAGGTGGTGAGCAAGCTCGGCAAGCTGCCTGGCGACCCGCTCGACCCGCGCGCGGTGAGCAGCGAGGCGGAGGCGGTGCGCAAGATCAAGCACCGGGACGTCGACGCCGCGTTGATCGTCGACCCGCGCGGCAGCACCGACCGACTGCTGGTGGCCGGCGGCGCCGGCTCCTCCCTCGCCCAGGCCGTCCAGCAGGTGGTCACCCAGGCCGAGAAGGCCGACCAGCGCTCGGTACGCACCGAGGACATCGTGCCCGCGGCCGCCGACGACAGCCGTGGTCTGTCCTCGTTCTACCTGGTCATCGGCTGGTGCGTGGGCGGCTACCTGTGCGCCGCGGTGCTCGCCATCAGCGCGGGCGCCCGCCCCGCGAACGGCAGCCGGGCCGCCATCAGGCTCGGCGCCCTCGCCCTCTACTCGATCGCGGCCGGCCTGGGCGGCACCATCATCGTGGGCCCGGCGCTCGGCGCGCTGCCCGGCAGCGTGTTCGGACTGTGGGGGCTCGGTGCCCTGGTGGTCTTCGCCGTCGGCGCGACCACCCTCGCCTGCCAGGGCCTGGCGGGCATCGTCGGCATCGGCCTCGCCATCCTGATCATCGTCGTCCTGGGCAACCCCAGCGCGGGCGGCGCCTACCCCTACCCCCTGCTCCCCGACTTCTGGCAGGCCATCGGCCCCGCCCTCCCCCCGGGCGCGGGCACCTGGACGGCCCGCTCGATCGCCTACTTCCAGGGCAACGCGATCACGGGCCCCCTGCTGGTGCTGGCCGCCTGGGCGGTGGCGGGCACGGTGATCACGCTGGTCCTGGCCATGCGGCGGAAGGACCCCACGAAGCGGGACGCCGCAGCTTCCGCCAGCACGACATCGACCTCGACTTCGCCATCA